A stretch of the Aphis gossypii isolate Hap1 chromosome 2, ASM2018417v2, whole genome shotgun sequence genome encodes the following:
- the LOC114130601 gene encoding LOW QUALITY PROTEIN: thyroid adenoma-associated protein homolog (The sequence of the model RefSeq protein was modified relative to this genomic sequence to represent the inferred CDS: deleted 1 base in 1 codon) encodes MSALNLKSVKRDFSQLNFRPDVCHPSLINELKNILEATGLQQEYDTAISNINSHSLINIIQSVCKICYSDTCNKEMVINFLKFLAKIYTEHCIDDAVKNTVTKCLKSCPVIWKSELSIAISCQFISKMENKQNLSETEYFLKTLNECCEKFPDFILNCIDQVMIFFELNLRQSYEILVCESCPTQKISAIRCIHESFRFFLTAYKKNVLPETMYLNACFMDLLDSDHLPMETLFNCCLSIVYSQIKNMSSLECWKMCLDKLSTRSDLIKLGFCVAILNTFTGEELRMIEPGSDKSICINLYNIIMEVSNSNLNDSSIIISSSRVLVIFLKRVCTKSEVNLEKDQIERLITFLWLRLDHFIDGVRHSTRDAMINIIKMKDEHILDYVLHRLSTCDKNSKAFFVVLSIISDKVDSRSIIKYLPSICETLIDLMTSNNSAVTVFINLMLNHYTITESKLWFEYWLHPLFKKTDKLDIKYFEQIITKAVELTPNVSKYIYDLSNKNELPLKIHLICFNIEKKNYLSNNKDRNWMSQTNIETLKKALHNNDENIRFIAVNLILECQKKTQPFTDKELELMKYFIIYNINNEKASVRQTNLSFVKKTLIRMNESQFSVTVKNDSSLNSKLLKYYTEFQNWFSNFCFQNLFPDANFVRRNFSLESLRLIQTYFLPTGIIGLNESNNFSAILNCIWDTYEQNKILAKDILTHNNQELIKLDNIIIEDMLKTSKILASSTSPPDSITAGYLLEVVIFLKQNTNYEECAYSIILDLLDDLKKEVELAEENLTLASAKGPMYGLIHTIRHLLNTLNWLNHCLKDSWATFIENLSTTCLKCQKLVSIVVNDSSPEGIIPMDDLYQNDCQVTSQMVLLCCWRTTKESSLLLADIVSIIETQDSDFSNTLITQICSCLTLLLSETKHRGAFEQIYVAYLKVCSIMWKSPTLHKIPLKYLENVLTEIKTGLDESFCVTRRSAGMPFIIQALICTNHDTRKNVNYTMETLLGICENKNINEDLKVGVVHALNVLRALFRCSQLGDLVGPFVSRAINISIVLFNSSSWPIRNSSTLLLSALVNRVFGVPRSSTEISWKNRMTGREFFQRYPELYDTFLNEFKKFSPMDMRPSLYPTLLILARLYPTLNEATDCIFQLASYIPYIFKCAQSPVMKTRMLAATSIAPQVTQNKLVEHLYITYNALIMEHLKENTIHGLLLQIFSLVKNLPKLESDDLDKLVSLTEDLITNYDQFTNCSFIVQEVFLRCITCLWLQLDNVQYNDSVEQFCTLVLESVKKLVQIKAIGQSKYLESATLLLFAISLKAQTDFSIVVYNIMNNTVHCETIFKIIGIILSENPDKICDDLDNFKNLYWDRKVLADQLMANKSLMNLVCQQCTLIDSSIDMKYLVLSKFPSVLHMYFNKYDSIDNFISKLFNIRRDFEIAQALLCINGYLYTQKSLDKFVIEKLTHLFDNIYYDQRSDECKNACLDIIIDHYNLLIRNNSDMIVFLKLWNIMIHYSEDNNEEVRNHVWRLVNKDTNCTKSFELLFDKFTEHFKQFPSAVLIALIYWSYLDVELLQDRPEGQVFDGGDTSEFKEHSIRKAIALKIITYLTNNNPHSINLEMSKHLQEWIIEEWTTDFDDKSTILHLKTIGDFITYSKNVYSMTSKLINKPLIKLIN; translated from the exons ATGAGTGCGTTAAACCTAAAGAGTGTAAAACGAGATTTTTCACAACTCAATTTCCGACCAGATGTCTGTCATCCAAGTCTAATCAATGAGTTGAAGAATATTTTAGAAGCCACAG ggCTTCAACAAGAATACGATACTGCTATAAGTAATATCAATTCTCATTCACTCATCAACATCATTCAAAGT GTatgcaaaatatgttattcagATACATGTAACAAAGAAATGGTTATCAACTTCTTAAAATTTCTAGCCAAAATATATACTGAACATTGTATTGATGATGCAGTGAAAAATACTGttacaaa atGCTTAAAATCATGTCCAGTTATATGGAAATCAGAATTATCTATTGCTATTTCATGTcagtttatttcaaaaatggagAATAAACAGAATTTATCTGAAACagaatatttcttaaaaacattgaatgaATGTTGTGAAAAATTtcctgattttattttaaattgcattgaTCAAGtcatgatattttttgaacttAATCTACGTCAATCATATGAAATATTAgt ttgtgaAAGCTGTCctacacaaaaaatatcagCTATCAGATGCATCCATGAAAGTTTTCGTTTTTTTCTAacagcttataaaaaaaatgtattacctgAGACTATGTATTTGAATGCATGCTTTATGGATTTGTTAGATAGTGATCATTTACCTATGGAAACTCTTTTCAACTGCTGCCTTTCAATAGTATATtcacaaatcaaaaatatgtcTTCTCTCGAATGCTGGAag ATGTGTTTGGATAAACTTTCAACACGATCGGATTTGATCAAATTAGGATTTTGTGTggcaatattaaatacttttactgGTGAAGAATTAAGAATGATTGAACCAGGCAGTGATAaatcaatttgtattaatttatataatattataatggaagtCAGTAACAG caatttaaatgatagcagtattataatatcttcaaGTAGAGTgttggttatatttttaaaacgagtATGTACCAAGAGTGaagttaatttagaaaaagatcAAATTGAAAGATTAATCACTTTTCTTTGGTTACGACTTGATCATTTTATAGATGGTGTAAGGCATTCTACAAGAGACgctatgataaatataattaaaatgaaag atgAACATATATTAGATTATGTATTACATCGTTTATCTACATgtgataaaaattctaaagcattttttgttgttttatcaataatatcagATAAAGTTGATTCtagatcaattattaaatatttacctagtATTTGTGAAactttaatagatttaatgaCTTCTAACAATtca gccgtaacagtttttataaatttgatgttGAACCATTATACAATTACTGAAAGTAAACTTTGGTTTGAGTATTGGTTGCATCCATTATTCAAGAAGACAGATAagttagatataaaatattttgaacaaattattacGAAAGCTGTTGAACTAACtccaaatgtttcaaaatacatCTATGA cttaagtaataaaaatgagttaccattaaaaatacatttaatttgtttcaacatagaaaaaaaaaattatttatctaataataaagacAGAAATTGGATGAGTCAGACCAatattgaaacattaaaaaaagctCTACACAACAATGATGAAAAT atccGTTTTATTGCTGTAAATCTTATTTTGGAAtgccaaaaaaaaactcaaccaTTCACAGATAAAGAGTTAGAACTAatgaaatactttattatttataacataaataatgaaaaggcGTCAGTTAGACAAACAAATTTGAGCTTTGTTAAAaaa ACACTTATAAGAATGAATGAAAGTCAATTTTCTGTTAcagttaaaaatgattcatcattaaattcaaaattactaaaatactacacagaatttcaaaattggttctca aatttttgttttcaaaacctTTTTCCTGATGCTAATTTTGTCAGACGCAATTTTTCTCTTGAATCATTACGTCttattcaaacatattttctacCAACTGGTATTATAGGACTAAatgaatcaaataatttctctgcaattttaaattgtatatgggATACATatgagcaaaataaaatattagcaaaAGATATATTAACTCACAACAACCAAGAATTGATCAAATTG gataatataataattgaagatATGTTGAaaacatctaaaatattagCATCTAGTACCAGTCCACCTGATTCTATTACAGCAGGATATTTATTAGAAGTAGTTATATTTctgaaacaaaatacaaa TTATGAAGAATGTGCATACTCCATTATATTGGATTTACTGGATGACCTTAAAAAAGAAGTTGAGCTAGCTGAAGAAAATCTTACTTTGGCATCAGCAAAAGGCCCAATGTATGGATTAATTCACACTATACGGCATTTACTAAACACTCTTAATTGGCT gaATCATTGTTTAAAAGATAGTTGGGCCACTTTCATAGAAAACTTATCAACAACttgtttaaaatgtcaaaaacttGTATCTATTGTTGTAAATGATTCATCTCCTGAGGGTATTATTCCAATGGATG atttatatcaaaatgattGTCAAGTAACTTCTCAAATGGTTCTACTTTGCTGCTGGCGTACGACAAAAGAATCATCATTATTGTTGGCAGATATTGTCAGCATTATTGAAACACAAGATTCGGACTTTAGTAATACTTTGATAACACAAATATGTTCGTGCTTAACTTTATTACTTTCTGAAACTAAACACCGAGGTGCATTTGAACAAATATATGTTGCATACTTAAAAGTTTGCTCTATTATGTGGAA GTCTCCTACATTACACAAAATTCCTCTGAAATatcttgaaaatgtattaactgaGATTAAAACTGGATTGGATGAATCATTTTGTGTTACAAGAAGGAGTGCTGGAATGCCATTTATCATTCAA GCTCTAATCTGTACAAACCATGATACACGAAAAAACGTTAACTATACAATGGAAACATTGTTAGGTATTTGTgagaataagaatattaatgaAGATTTAAAAGTTGGAGTGGTTCATGCATTGAATGTTTTAAGAGCATTATTTCGATGTTCACAATTAGGAGATCTAGTTGGTCCTTTTGTGTCTAGAGCAATTAACAtatctatagttttatttaactcaTCATCGTGGcca attcGTAATTCTTCTACATTATTACTTAGTGCATTAGTTAATCGCGTATTTGGTGTTCCGCGATCGTCTACTGAAATATCTTGGAAAAATCGTATGACCGGTCGAGAATTTTTCCAAAGGTATCCAGAGttatatgatacatttttaaatgaattcaaaaaattttcacCAATGGACATGAGACCTTCATTGTATCcaacattattaatacttgCAAGACTATATCCAACACTTAATGAAGCTACTGATTGTATTTTccaa ttggcCAGTTACATtccgtatatatttaaatgcgcTCAAAGTCCAGTTATGAAAACTAGAATGTTAGCTGCAACATCAATTGCACCTCaagttacacaaaataaattagttgaaCATCTTTACATAACATACAATGCATTAATCATGGaacatttaaaagaaaacacaATACACGGACTTCTATTACAg atatttagctTGGTTAAAAATCTACCAAAACTTGAATCAGATGATCTTGATAAATTAGTTTCATTAACTGAAGATCTTATAACAAACTATGATCAATTTACTAATTGTTCTTTTATCGTTCAAGAAGTTTTCTTAAGATGTATTACATGTTTATGGCTTCAACTTGATAATGTACAGTATAATGATTCAGTTGAACAATTTTGTACACTTGTCTTGGaatcagttaaaaaattagttcagATTAAAGCCATTGgacaatcaaaatatttggaaagtgctacattattgttatttgcaaTCAGCCTAAAAGCTCAAACTGATTTTTCAAtagttgtatacaatattatgaataatacagTGCACtgtgaaacaatatttaaaattataggtattattttatctgaaaACCCTGATAAGATTTGTGATGACttggataattttaaaaatctatattggGATCGCAAAGTTTTAGCAGACCAACTAATGGCAAACAAAAGTCTTATGAATTTAGTCTGTCAACAGTGCACTTTGATAGACTCGTCAATTGATATGAAATATTtggttttgtcaaaatttccTTCAGTTTTGcacatgtattttaataagtatgattcaattgacaattttatttcaaaattgtttaatattagaagAGATTTTGAAATTGCCCAAgcactattatgtataaatggaTATTTGTATACACAA aaatctttagataaatttgtgatagaaaaattaacacatttatttgaCAATATATACTACGACCAACGATCTGATGAGTGCAAAAATGCTTGCCTTGACATAATTAttgatcattataatttacttattagaaACAATTCTGACATGATTGTTT TTCTCAAACTATGgaatataatgatacattattCTGAAGATAATAATGAAGAAGTAAGAAATCATGTGTGGCGTTTGGTGAATAAAGACACAAACTGCACCAaatcatttgaattattatttgacaagTTTACAGAACACTTTAAGCAATTTCCATCTGCTGTTCTTATAGCTTTAATATATTGGTCTTATTTAGATGTAGAGTTACTTCAAGATCGTCCAGAA GGACAAGTGTTTGATGGTGGAGACACTAGTGAATTTAAGGAACATTCAATTCGAAAAGCTATtgcacttaaaataataacttatttaacaaataacaaccCTCATTCAATTAATTTGGAAATGAGTAAACATCTACAAGAATGGATAATTGAAGAATGGACAACTGACTTTGATGATAAGTCAACAATTCTACATTTGAAAACGATTGGAGATTTCATAACTTactctaaaaatgtttattcaatGACCAGCAAACTCATAAACAAACccttaataaaactaataaattaa
- the LOC114130617 gene encoding major royal jelly protein 5-like has protein sequence MIIYLVFNIYLSVCLCELNVVYQWDKIDLSIHETEHSYIPENNLVHRMKIWNNTLYMAIPRFKEGVVATLCKSNRGTIQPFPSLSLQTVGSCIGIQNTKEIEIDHLGHLWVLDVGKVYDLEVPDYTCDPKLLILDINTGKMLRSAVIPRSMYTTQSVLSGISIDLKSLTAIIADIGPNSGFIVYKYQQGFFEKFQCKILSSVKDYNEALLTISPIDNMLYFTTVEMDSLFTIPLSVFDAPFINDISHYANNQGLKADTSTAMIMDTTGNLYLGLNRKVIAWNTLKNSFDIKELYIQEVRFDWISSFAFDSNGYLWITTSAFKDFLDGSSSKRMNIKIFKRFCGTTAFALQHLQTYVNNTLPIINNSADSKTTTVILLLTLIILLKHFT, from the coding sequence ATGATAATATATctagtattcaatatttatttaagcgtTTGTCTATGTGAGCTAAACGTGGTATATCAGTGGGACAAAATAGATTTGTCGATTCATGAAACGGAACATTCATATATTCCAGAAAACAATCTTGTACACAGAATGAAAATTTGGAACAACACATTGTACATGGCCATACCCAGATTTAAGGAAGGAGTTGTGGCTACATTGTGCAAAAGTAACAGAGGTACTATACAACCATTTCCGTCTTTAAGCCTTCAAACAGTAGGTAGTTGTATTGGGATTCAAAACACCAAGGAAATTGAAATTGATCATTTAGGTCACTTGTGGGTGTTGGACGTGGGTAAAGTTTACGATCTAGAAGTACCCGATTACACCTGCGATCCGAAATTGCTTATACTGGACATAAACACGGGCAAAATGTTACGATCAGCGGTGATACCGAGAAGCATGTACACTACTCAAAGTGTACTTAGTGGTATTTCAATCGACTTGAAATCACTCACTGCTATAATAGCTGATATAGGTCCCAATTCTgggtttattgtttataagtatCAACAaggattttttgaaaaatttcaatgtaaaatattgtccAGCGTTAAAGACTATAACGAAGCACTTTTAACTATATCTCCAattgataatatgttatacttcACAACCGTAGAAATGGACAGTTTATTTACAATTCCGTTGAGTGTATTCGATGCGCCTTTCATCAACGACATAAGTCATTATGCTAACAACCAAGGACTGAAAGCAGACACATCGACTGCTATGATCATGGATACAACAGGGAACTTGTATCTAGGTTTAAACAGGAAAGTAATCGCCTGGAACACTTTGAAAAACAGTTTCGACATCAAAGAATTGTACATACAAGAAGTGAGATTCGATTGGATTTCCAGTTTTGCATTTGATTCAAACGGATATTTGTGGATCACTACTTCGGCTTTCAAAGATTTCCTAGATGGATCAAGTTCAAAaagaatgaatattaaaatatttaaaagattttgtGGTACAACAGCCTTCGCACTTCAGCATTTACAAACGTATGTAAACAATACACTCCCAATTATTAACAACTCTGCCGATTCCAAAACTACTActgttattttacttttaactcttattatattattaaaacatttcacgtaa